TCCGCGCGATCCAGCTCGTCGATCAGCAGCACGGCGGGCGGCAAAGACGGGTCGATCGCCGAAAGCAGCGGCCGCTCGCGCAGGAATTCGCGGCCATAGATCGAGCGCGCGAGGAGATCGCGATCGGTCTCGCCCGAAGCCTCGGCAAGGCGGATCGCCATCAATTGCCGCGCATGGTCCCACTCATAGGCCGCCGCCTGGAGATCAAGCCCGTCATAGCATTGCAGCCGCACCAGCCGCCGCCCGAGCCCCTCGGCCAACACTTTGGCGATCTCGGTCTTGCCGGTGCCGGGCTCGCCTTCGAGGAATAGCGGCCGCCCCATGGCGAGGGCGAGATGCACGGTGGTTGCGAGATCGGCGTCGGCGACATAGCCACCGCGCGCCAAAAGCGCCATGGTCGCCGCGACATCGCGCGGCATGGCGGTGCGGGCGAGATCAGCCACTAGAGGAGAGATCCGAACAGAAGCAAAAGGATTGCCAAGAAAATGACGCCGCCGATCCAAGCGACCAAAGGCAGCCCCATGGCCTCGCGCGACCCTGCGGGTGCCGGCGCGGGCGGCGCTGCGGCCGCTTCGGCGGTTTCCGGCGGGGTCAGATGGGCGGTGAAGCGGTTGAAGAACTGATCGGCCATGGATTTCGCGGTCGCATCGATCAGCCGCGCGCCGAGCTGCGCGATCTTGCCACCGACCTGGGCATTGACCTCATAGCGGAGCAGGGTCGCGCCACCATCGGGTTCGAGACGCACCTTGGCGCCGCCCTTGGCGAAGCCGGCGACACCCCCCTGCCCTTCGCCGCCGATGGTATAGCCGTTCGGCGGATCGATATCGGAAAGCTGCACCTTGCCGGTGAAACGCGCCGCGATCGGACCGATCTTGACCGATGCCGTTGCCTTCATCTCGGTCTCAGAGGTTTTTTCCAGGCTCTCGCAGCCCGGAATGGCGGCTTTCAGCACCTCCGGATCATTGAGCGCCGCCCAAACCGTCTCGCGTGGCGCCGGAATGCGCCGTTCGCCCGTCATATCCATCGGGATTCGTCCATCACGTTCGTCACGTCCACCATTTTCATCGCATTTTCACCATGCCGGTGCTTTGGCGCGGTTGCGCCGCGCAAACGTTACTTGCACCCTGTCCACCATGCAACCGCCCCCGCTCCTCGAAGCCCTGCCCTTCGCCGGGCTGCTGCTTTCGATCGCGCTATTCCCGATGGTGGCGCCGCGATTCTGGCATCGCCGGCTCGGTGCGATCGCCGCGTTCTGGAGCCTGCTCTTTCTCTTTCCCCTCGCCGCCCATGATGGGCTGCACGCGGCTTTGACCGAATGCTGGTCGGCGTTGCTCACCGAGTATCTGCCATTCGTCAGCGTGTTGCTCGCGCTTTATGCGACAACCGGCGGCATGTTGATCCGCGGCGGCCCTGGCGGCACGCCGGCGAGCAATACCGCCTGGCTCGCCGTCGGCACCCTGCTCGCCGGGGTGATCGGCACCACCGGCGCGTCGATGGTGCTGATCCGCCCCTTGCTGCGCGCCAATGCGCACCGGGCGCAGAAGATCCATATCGTGATCGCCCTCATTCTGCTCATCGGCAATGCCGGTGGCGCCTTGTCACCGCTCGGCGATCCGCCGCTTTATCTCGGCTTCCTCCAGGGCGTGCCGTTTTTCTGGCCGCTCCGCCATCTCGCTTTGCCGCTCTTGGTTTTTGCCGCCCCGGTGCTTGCCGGGTTCTACCTTCTCGATCGGCGCTCGGCGCGGGCCGCGCCGCCGCCCGAGCCGCGCGGGCGGCTCCGGCTTCGCGGGCGCTGGCATCTGCTGTTGATCGCGCTCATCAATCTCACCGTCCTCGGGCAAGCGATCTGGCATCCGGGCACCGTGCGGCTGTTCGGCGCCGCGATCGATGGCGAGCGGCTGGCGGCCAGTCTGCTATTCCTCGCGCTCGCCGGGCTTGCCTCCGCGATCACGCCGCTCGCCGTGCGCGAGGCCAATCTCTTCGAATGGGCGCCGCTCGTCGAAATCGCGAAATTGTTCCCGGCGATTTTCATCACCATCACGCCGGTGCTAGCGCTGCTCGCGACGCAGACGCAAACGCCGCTTTCCGCAACCGCCAATTTCTGGGGCAGCGGCCTCGCCTCGGCGTTTCTCGACAATGCGCCGACCTATCTGATCTTTTTCCGCCAAGCGGGGGGCGAGGGCCTGCCGTCCGATGACGCGCTCCGCGCCATCAGCGCCGGCGCGGTGCTGTTCGGCGGGCTCACCTATATCGGCAACGCGCCGAATATGATGATCCGCACCATCGCCGCCCAGCGCGGGATCAGGATGCCGCGGTTCTTCGGCTATACCGGGCTTGCCGCCCTCGCCCTCGCCCCGGCGCTCGGTCTCGTCTGGGTAGTATTTTTCCGCTGAGCGTCGCGCGCGGGTGGGCGGTCGGGGCAGGGGTCACCCCCTGCCCTGCTTTCCCACTCAGGGATGGATATAGACGTAGCCCATGCCTTGCAGGCGCGCGAGTTCGGCAACGCCGCTCGGCACCAGATCCCCCTCCTTCACGCCATAAAGCGTATGCCAGTCGATATGGCGCTCGGCGAGGGTTCTGCCGCAGATCAGGAATTTCACCCCATCGGCCTTGAGGGCGTCGATGCGTTTGGCGAGATCGGCGTCCTGGTTCGCGAGCTGGAACAGGATCAGCCCGTCGCCGTGATCGACCACCCGCACCTCGATATGATCCTTGCCCACCGCGTTGACGTGGTTGCGAATATTGGTGAGCAGCTTGCGGAAATAGGCGGCATTGTCGGGCGTGCCGCCGTCATTGTGATAGACGACCTTTTGATCCTTGTAATAGCCGGGCGGCGGCGTCAGCTGTGCGTGCCCCTGGCCGGTCGCAAGGACGAGGCCGAACGCCGCGAGCACGAGGCCGAGGGCGAGCGGACGGAGTTGAGAAAAAATCTGTCGCAAGGCGTTTCTCCTTTGTCATCGGTTTATCCCGATAGCGGCAACAAGACACGGAAAGCCGCTGATATCAAACGAAAGGTTTCACTTGGATCAATCACTTTATTCGATTGATCGCCGCGACCTCATCGGGCCGTTCATATCCAGCCGGCGGCGCGGCCGGCGCGTATGAGAAGATAGACCCCGACCACCAGCACGATCGCGGCAAAAACCCGGCGCAAAGCCGAGCGCCGCGCCGCGAGATGGCGCGCAACGAGAAGGCCGAGCAGGCCGCCGCCGACGCCGCCGGCGACGAATTCGGCCGCAACCCCCCAGGCGACGAGGCCGGAGAGCGCGTAATTCACCGCCGCCGTCAGGCCGAAACTGCCAACCGAGAGCAGGGACGAGCCGACTGCCTCGATCATGCTGAGATTGGTCGCGAACAAAAGGCCGGGGACGATCAGAAAGCCGCCGCCGATGCCAAAAAACCCGGATAACAGGCCAACGCCGAGCGCCGTCGCAACAAGGCGCGGCAGTTCATGGGCGAGCGGGCGGGCCTGCGCCTCGGCCGGCGCCGCCCGCTGATCGCGGAGCGCGAGCACGCCGACCACCAGCATTAAAAGCGCGAATAGCGCCAACAGCCGCTCGCCATCGAAAGCCTTGCCGAGGGTCGAGCCGAGCGCCGCGCCGAGTGCGCCCACCAGCGCGAAAACGCCAGCGCGGCGCCAGCGCACATGGCCGGCGCGGGCGTGGCTCACGAGATTGGCGAAGGCATTGACCGCGACCGCCAAGGCCCCGGTGCCGATCGCCTGATGCGGCGGCAGACCGACGACGGCGAGCAGCAAGGGGGTCGCGAGAATCGAGCCGCCGCCGCCGATCAGCCCGAGCACGAAGCCGACCACGGCGCCGCACAGGACCGCGAGCGCCGCCTCTGGGCCGAGCACGCGCGATCAGGCTTTTTTAGCGCCGTGCCCGAGTCGGGCGCTGTGATGATCGACGGCCGCGCGAAGATCGAAACCGTGTGTGCTTGCCGCGGCGCAGGCTTCATCCACGGTCATTTTCCCCGATTGCACCTGATGCAGCGCCCACAGCAGCGCCGAGCGCGTGCCCGAGCGACAATGCGCATGCACCGGCCCCGACGCGCTTTCCAGGACTTCGCCGAAACGTTTCACCGCCTCGGCCGGGATCTCGGCGGTGGTGATCGGGATGTGGTGATAGTCGAGCCCGTGCTTGGCCGCGAGCTTGGCGGCCTCGGCCGCCGGTATCTGCCCGGGATCCTCGTTGTCGGGGCGGTTGTTGATCACCGCCCGCACCCCGGACGCCGCCAGATGCGCGTAATCCTCGGGGACGATCTGGGCTGAGACGCTCAATTTGTGGTGGATTTTCTTCGCTTGCACGAAACCGCTCCTTTGGATTTTGGCCTCATATCAGCCGGCAATCTGGCGCGCCGGCGGGCAAAGGTCAAAGGCCCGATTTCGTCGTTTTCGCCAGAACGTGATGTTAAATTCCCGTAAAATGCCCATGCCCCGCTTGCCTTGCGGCGGCGGCGCGCCAAAACCTAGGACGACGCCAATTTTGAGGAGCGCGCGCGATGTCGGGAACCGTGAATGGGGCCAATCTGATCATTCCCTATGATAATCAGGGCGACTCGGTGACGATCCCCTTCACCAGCGCCAATTCGGCGAATTACGTCAATCAGACCTTCGTCTCGCCGATCGAGAATTTTTCCTCGACGCAGCAATCGGATTTCATCACCGATCCAAGCCAGATCGCGCTCGGCCTGCCCAATCCCTCTGCGCCGACGGCGCTTTTCACTGATTTTCAAACGCCCGGCCTCTCGACGCTCGATCTCACCACCCAGAACGTTTATGCCGTGGTGAACGCGAGCACGGTGCCGGTAACGATCAACGATTCCGACCCTTCGTTGCAATACATCGTCAACTCCAACGCCGGCACGACGATGAGCGTCAACGGGGCGAGTGGCGAGGCGGCTTTCGCCGGCGGCGATAATTTGGTGCAGACCGGCACGACCGGTATCCAAGGCTGGTATTTTGATTTCGAGGGCGGCGTGAACACCATTGTTGCCGCCGATGGCAACAACACCATCACGGGTAGCGCCCAATCCAATCTCATGTTCCTTGGCTCGGGCCAGAACATCATCTATTCCGAAGGCGCCGATACCATCGTCGGCACCAGCGTCGCGGGCAGCGCCGGCGCCGAGACGGTGCAAGCGATCGGCAACGCGCTCGCTTTCGGCAATAGCTCGACCCTTACCTTCATCAATGGCTCGCTGGGCAATTCCAGCCTCCCCGGCGGTACCGGCACGGTGATTGGCGGCTCTGGTGCGCTCAGCGTGTTCGGCGCGACCGGCAATGTCACCGCGTTTGGCGGCACCAGCAGCAATGAAGAGCTGGTCGGCGGCACCGGCGGCAACAATGCGCTCGTTGCGCAAAGCGCTAATGACATCGTTTATGGCGAGGGTTCCGGCAACATCATCGTCGCCGGGCCGAACGCGACCGCGAGTACGCTGGTCGGGAGCGCGAGCGGCACGAGCTATATGTTCGGCAATCAAAATGCGACGGGCAATCTTTTTGGCGGGGCGACGAACGCCACCGACGCCACCAACTGGGTAATTCCCGTTGCCGGCAACAACACCATCATCGGCGGCAATAGCGATACCGATACGAGCGATATCTTCGCCGGTTCCGGCAACAACACCATCTATGGCAGCGCCGGGATCGATTATGTCCAGGTCGGAAGCGGCACCAACACGATTTATGATTCGAGCGGCTACACGCTGATCGGCTTCGTCAATGGTCAAGCCGGCGGCACGGTCGATATCAACGGCTTCAATCCGGCGAACGCGGGGTTGGTGTTGAACGGCTATGCGAGCGGCACGGCGACCAACGCCGTCGCCAGCGCGACGGTCGCCAATGGGTCAACGTCTTTCACCCTTCCCGATCACACACAGGTGACCTTGGTCGGTTATACCGGCCTTACCCACGCGGCTTTCGTGTAAAAAGTTTTTTGGTTCTTTTTTACAAAAAAGAACCAAGCCTTTTCTATGTCTTTTCCCCTTGCGGCACGAACTGCAGGGCGGCGCCGTTCATGCAGTAGCGAAGGCCGGTCGGCGCCGGGCCGTCCTCGAAGACGTGGCCGAGATGGCCGCCGCAGCGCGCGCAGTGGGTTTCGGTCCGGGTCATGAACAGGCTGCGGTCCTCGCGGACGCCGACGGCGTTTTCGGCGATCGGGGCGAAGAAGCTCGGCCAGCCGGTGCCGCTCTCGTATTTCGTCTCCGAGGAAAAAAGTGGCGCGCCGCAGCCAGCGCAGAGGAACGTGCCGGGGCGCTTTTCGGCGTTCAGTGGGCTGGTGCCGGCGCGCTCGGTCGCGTGTTCGCGCAAGACCGCGTATTGCGCCGGGGTCAAAGCGGCGCGCCAGGCTTCCGGCGATTTCTCGACCGGAAATTTTTCGGCCACGGTCTTTGCGGTGGCAAACGGATTTTTCATCGCCTCACCTCCTGGTCTGGGATTCCCCGCAGCTTACGCCGAAACCACCGCCGCGAGGAGGGCCGCGAAGGCCCGCGCGCGGTGGCTCGCTTCATGTTTGCGGGCCGGCGCCATTTCGCCATAGGTCTCGTGCGCGCCGAGGGGGACGAACATCGGATCATAGCCGAAGCCGTTCGTGCCGCGCGGCGGCCAGACGGCGTGGCCCTCGACGCGGCCGAGAAACGTCGCGGTCTCGCCGTCCGGCCAAGCGAGCGCCAGCGCGCAGGAAAACCACGCCCGCCGGTCCTCTGCCGCGCCCAGCCGGCGGTTGATCTCGGCCATGGCGGCGGCGAAATTTTTCTCCGGCCCGGCCCAGCGGGCGGAGTGAACGCCCGGCGCGCCGCCGAGGGCCGCGAGCGAGAAGCCCGAATCATCGGCCAGAGCCGGCAAACCGCTCGCGAAAGCCGCCGCTTGCGCCTTGAGCCGGGCGTTGCCGGTGAAATCGGGCGCGGTCTCCTCGGGCTCGGGGAGTCCCAAATCGCCGGCGGACACCAAATCGACGCGCGGCGTTCCGTCCGGCGCGCGCAGCAAGGCGGCGATCTCGGCGAGCTTGCCTTGGTTGTGGCTCGCCAGCACGAGACGGGTGCCAGGCGCGAGGCGACGGGCCATCAGCCGAGCACGGCGCGCTGGCGGGCGAACAATTCCGCCGTGCCCGCACGGGCGAGGCCGAGAAGGGCTGTCAGCTCAGCCTCCGAAAACGGCTTTCCCTCGGCGGTCGCCTGCACCTCGACGAGGCCACCCTGATCGGTGAGGACAAAATTGGCGTCGGCCTCGGCGGTCGAATCCTCGGCGTAATCGAGATCGAGCACCGGCGCGCCGGCAACGATGCCGCAGGATACCGCCGCGACCTGACCGAGCAGCGGCGACGCCTTGATCACACGCATGCGCTCGAGATGACGCAGCGCCAGCGCCAGCGCGACATAGCCGCCGGTGATCGCGGCACAGCGGGTGCCGCCATCGGCGTTGAGGACGTCGCAATCGATGGTGATCGTCATTTCGCCCAGCGCCGCGCGATCGACGACGGCGCGCAACGCGCGGCCGATCAGGCGCTGGATCTCCTGGGTGCGGCCGGATTGCTTGCCGCGGGCCGCCTCACGGTCGCCGCGGGTGTGGGTCGCGCGCGGCAGCATGCCGTATTCCGCCGTCACCCAGCCCTGGCCGCTGCCGCGGAGAAAACCGGGGACGCGGCCTTCGACGCTGGCGGCGCACAAAACCTCGGTCCCGCCGACGCGAATGAGACAGGAGCCCTCGGCGTGGCGGGCGAAGCCGGGCTCGAGCGAGACTGGCCGCAAGGCGTTCGCAGGCCGCGCGGTGCGCGGTGCGGCGGAATCGGCGTTCATGATCGATCTTTCAAGATGGTGCTCATGGGCGCGGGTTATAGCCTCCGCCGGCGGAATCTCCATCCTGCTGTTCCAGGCGTGAGGCCGCCCGTTCGCCAAGACGGCAATAAGAGCGAACGCTATGGGGCATCGCGCCAGGGAGAACGATCTTGCCAATGGTCAAGCTCGGTTCGCGCCCAGGTGACGGTTTTGTCAGTGTGACAGAGCGTACAGGGATTGGGTGTGCCAAGCACCTCGGTGACCGCAGGCGGAATGAACCGAAATGTGTGCGCATGCACAAGGATTGCATCGCCCAGTTGGCGCTCGATCGTTGGCATGTGACAGGCCGTGCAGGCGCTGCCCGCGCTATCGGGGCGATGATGCGTGTGGGCCGCGATGGTCTCCGCATGGGGACCATTCTGGGTATTCGCGCCATGGCAGGAGAGGCACAAATCATTGCCCTTGGCGCGCAGCATCGATGGGTTGTCGCTGCCATGCGGATCATGACAGGAAAAGCACGTCACGCCGCGCCGGTACATCAAGCTTTGGACAAAATCGTTGCCCTGCATGCGATTTTTATGCGCGGTGCCATCGGCAAAAAAATAAAAATCAGTGATGCCGGGATGGCGCCGTTCCAGCCGCCAGACATCGGCGAGCCGTTTGCCCACCGTGAAGCCGACCGGCCAGTCATAATACTGCCCGGCGATCGGATTGTCGCGCGGGCGTCCCTGCGAGTGACATTGGATGCACGTATCGTCGGCGGCGAAGGCATCGAGCCGCGCTGGGTTGATGATCGTCTCGCGCCTCGGGTCGGCAAGATGGCGGCTGCCAGGTCCATGACAACGCTCGCAGCCGACATTCCATTCGGTGACCGTATGGGTCTGAATATCGTAATTCACCGAATGACAGCCATCGCAGAGCGGCCCGGTTGGCCGCTTGAAATTGTCCGGCGGGTAAAGCTGTGCCCACCAATCCTCGTCCTCGGCAACGAAATATTTCAGCCAACGCTGATGAACGATGTCCCACTGCAACGGCAGGACATAATAGTCATTGCCGATTTTCTTGAAAAAGCGCTGCTTCCAGCGGCTGCCATAGACCAGATCGGCATCCCCGAGTGAAGATTTCATCGCCGCTGGAGCAGAGGCGAGATCGGCGACGACGGCGCCGGGAAAGGCGCGCGGATCGCTCACGACATGCGCCATGCGGGTCTTGTTCCAGCGTGCGAAAATGTCGCGATGGCACGTGGCACAGGCGGAGGAGCCCACGTAATGCGGGGTTTCAGTAGCCGCCGCCGAGGATATCGTGACATTCTGCGCCGCCGCGGCGCGAGGCAAGGTCGCCGTCACCGGCAGATGGCGGATGAATAAAATGGCCTGCCAAATCGCCGGCGCTGGCAAATCCCATGCCGGCATGCCGGTGTAGCGAATGCCGTTGCGGATATGATAGAACAACTCGCCATCACTTTGCGCCGCGATGGACGGGCTACCGAGAGGCGGAACGGGAGGGTATTCGCCTCTCCCGGTGGTGTTTGCGCCGCTACCATCATAGCCATGGCAGATTGCGCAATGGCGCTGAAAAATTTGCGCTCCCGCGGTGGTATTCTCCGCGGTTGCCGGCAGCGGGTTGACCCGCAGCGCCTCTTTTGCGGGCACACTCGCGTGCAAAAGCCATGATGCGATGGCTATTTCGTCGGCCGGCGGCACAGAACGCGCAGACGACAGCCCAGGCAGGATGAGCCGATCCACGCTCCAGCCGACGAACACAAGTAAAATGCCGGCGATGATGATCGCAACAATCGTCCGGCGAAATCGGACGACGACCTTCCCCATCCTGATTTCCCCTAGGCCACATTTTTCCGCCATGGATCAGCAAAGGTCAATTTATCGTAACCGGAAGCCGCACATGGTCAACTCTGACCCGTGGACACCGTGGAGCTGAAGATGAGCCAAATCCATGGCATCCGCGCTTGCGTCTTCGACGCTTAGGGCACGATTTTCAACTGCCCCCGGCCGGCGCTGCCCGCGCCGCGTGTTTGATGTCTATCAGGGCGAGGCGGCGGGACTGATATAGGCGCGGGTCTCGTTGGGGAGCGGCACGCCCTCTTTGAGATGGGCGCTAACCCGCTCCGGCCCGGCATTATAGGCGGCGAGCATGTTCTTCTCACCCACCGCGTCGCGCATTTCCCTCAGATAAGCGGCGCCGGCGAAGATATTGTCACGCGGGTTGAAGGGGTCGGTGCCGAACCCGTATTGCCGCCGGAGCTTGGCATAGGTCGCCGGCATGAGCTGCATCAGCCCGCGCGCGCCGGTTGCCGAAACCGCCCGCACCCTGCCGCGTGATTCCTTCTTGATGACCGTGCGGATGACCTGTTGCGGAATGCCGAACCGCGCCGAAGCCTGCTCGATATAGGGCCCCCAGGGATCACCGGGCGGGCCGGGTGCGGGGTAGCCGTCATAGAGCCGAAGCCCGGTGGTGGGCACCGGCGCCCGGCTTGCGCAGGCGGCGAGCAGCCCGAGCAAAGCCAATAGCGTGACCGCCCGCAACGCCGGCAACAGGGGCCGGATCATCCGCTCCTCCCACGTGACACTCAAAGCGATAGCCGATCCCAAGCGGCGCGTGAGGACACAATCACGTGACGGTTTATCCCACCGGGCGCAGACCGGCGCGAAAACGCGCGGCGAGGCGCGCGTAATGCACCGCCGTCCGGTCCCAGAGGGCGCGTTCCTCGGCATCCATGACCCGCTTCAGCCGCGCTGGCGACCCGGCCCAAAGCTCCATCGGGCCGATGCGTTTTCCCGGGGCAAGCAGTCCGCCGGCGGCAAGCATCCCGCCAGCCTCGATCACCGCGCCGTCCAGCACCGTCGCGCCCATGCCGACAAAGGCGCGGGGTTCCAGGGTGCAGGCGTGGATGATGGCGGCATGGCCGATCGAAACGTCGTCGCCGATCAGGGTCGCAAACGGCGTCCCGTTGGCCTCACCGCTGTTGACGTGGATTATGGTGCCGTCCTGGATATTGCACCGCGCGCCGATGCGAATGGCGTTGTCATCGCCGCGCAGCACGCAGTGGAACCAGACGCTGGCGTGCGGCCCGATTTCGACGTCACCGATGATCACGGCGCTGGGCGCGATCCAGGCTTCGGGGTGAATGCGTGGGGTGACGCCGTCGAGGCTGTAGATCACCCCCTGCTCGTCTCTATTTGCCGGAAAATCAGCGCACATGACCGAGTTCCTTCTCCATCGCCGCAACGGCGGGAAGGCCGAGCATCAGCCGCGCGTTCTCGACCGCCGCCCCCGAAGCCCCCTTGCCGAGATTATCGAGCCGCGCGACCAAAACCGCTTGGCGATGGCCCTCATGGGCAAAAACCATCAGCTCCATACGATCGCTGTCGGCGAGCGTCTCGGCGGCGACTTTCTCGCCTGCCGCCTCCGGCACGGTGATCAGCGCAGCCCCTCGGTAATGCGCGGCAAGAGCCGCACGAAGATCGCCGCCCGTCGGCCGCCCGGGCAGTTCGTCAAGAAAGAGCGGGATCGAGACCAGCATGCCCTGGCGGAAATGCCCGACCGAGGGGACGAAAATCGGCCGGCAGGTAAGCCCCGCATAGCGCAGGATTTCCGGCACGTGCTTGTGTTCGAGCCCGAGGGCGTAAAGCTCGAAGGCGGGGCCGCCGGCCGCCTCATGGGCTTCGATCATCGTCCGGCCGCCGCCGGAGTAGCCGGAAACGGCGTTGATCGTAAGAGGTTGATCGG
This portion of the Acidibrevibacterium fodinaquatile genome encodes:
- a CDS encoding TIGR01244 family sulfur transferase translates to MQAKKIHHKLSVSAQIVPEDYAHLAASGVRAVINNRPDNEDPGQIPAAEAAKLAAKHGLDYHHIPITTAEIPAEAVKRFGEVLESASGPVHAHCRSGTRSALLWALHQVQSGKMTVDEACAAASTHGFDLRAAVDHHSARLGHGAKKA
- a CDS encoding DsrE family protein, whose translation is MRQIFSQLRPLALGLVLAAFGLVLATGQGHAQLTPPPGYYKDQKVVYHNDGGTPDNAAYFRKLLTNIRNHVNAVGKDHIEVRVVDHGDGLILFQLANQDADLAKRIDALKADGVKFLICGRTLAERHIDWHTLYGVKEGDLVPSGVAELARLQGMGYVYIHP
- a CDS encoding sodium:proton antiporter is translated as MQPPPLLEALPFAGLLLSIALFPMVAPRFWHRRLGAIAAFWSLLFLFPLAAHDGLHAALTECWSALLTEYLPFVSVLLALYATTGGMLIRGGPGGTPASNTAWLAVGTLLAGVIGTTGASMVLIRPLLRANAHRAQKIHIVIALILLIGNAGGALSPLGDPPLYLGFLQGVPFFWPLRHLALPLLVFAAPVLAGFYLLDRRSARAAPPPEPRGRLRLRGRWHLLLIALINLTVLGQAIWHPGTVRLFGAAIDGERLAASLLFLALAGLASAITPLAVREANLFEWAPLVEIAKLFPAIFITITPVLALLATQTQTPLSATANFWGSGLASAFLDNAPTYLIFFRQAGGEGLPSDDALRAISAGAVLFGGLTYIGNAPNMMIRTIAAQRGIRMPRFFGYTGLAALALAPALGLVWVVFFR
- a CDS encoding lytic transglycosylase domain-containing protein encodes the protein MIRPLLPALRAVTLLALLGLLAACASRAPVPTTGLRLYDGYPAPGPPGDPWGPYIEQASARFGIPQQVIRTVIKKESRGRVRAVSATGARGLMQLMPATYAKLRRQYGFGTDPFNPRDNIFAGAAYLREMRDAVGEKNMLAAYNAGPERVSAHLKEGVPLPNETRAYISPAASP
- the rph gene encoding ribonuclease PH; its protein translation is MNADSAAPRTARPANALRPVSLEPGFARHAEGSCLIRVGGTEVLCAASVEGRVPGFLRGSGQGWVTAEYGMLPRATHTRGDREAARGKQSGRTQEIQRLIGRALRAVVDRAALGEMTITIDCDVLNADGGTRCAAITGGYVALALALRHLERMRVIKASPLLGQVAAVSCGIVAGAPVLDLDYAEDSTAEADANFVLTDQGGLVEVQATAEGKPFSEAELTALLGLARAGTAELFARQRAVLG
- a CDS encoding non-canonical purine NTP pyrophosphatase, yielding MARRLAPGTRLVLASHNQGKLAEIAALLRAPDGTPRVDLVSAGDLGLPEPEETAPDFTGNARLKAQAAAFASGLPALADDSGFSLAALGGAPGVHSARWAGPEKNFAAAMAEINRRLGAAEDRRAWFSCALALAWPDGETATFLGRVEGHAVWPPRGTNGFGYDPMFVPLGAHETYGEMAPARKHEASHRARAFAALLAAVVSA
- the msrB gene encoding peptide-methionine (R)-S-oxide reductase MsrB — protein: MKNPFATAKTVAEKFPVEKSPEAWRAALTPAQYAVLREHATERAGTSPLNAEKRPGTFLCAGCGAPLFSSETKYESGTGWPSFFAPIAENAVGVREDRSLFMTRTETHCARCGGHLGHVFEDGPAPTGLRYCMNGAALQFVPQGEKT
- a CDS encoding SRPBCC family protein, whose protein sequence is MDMTGERRIPAPRETVWAALNDPEVLKAAIPGCESLEKTSETEMKATASVKIGPIAARFTGKVQLSDIDPPNGYTIGGEGQGGVAGFAKGGAKVRLEPDGGATLLRYEVNAQVGGKIAQLGARLIDATAKSMADQFFNRFTAHLTPPETAEAAAAPPAPAPAGSREAMGLPLVAWIGGVIFLAILLLLFGSLL
- a CDS encoding gamma carbonic anhydrase family protein, which encodes MCADFPANRDEQGVIYSLDGVTPRIHPEAWIAPSAVIIGDVEIGPHASVWFHCVLRGDDNAIRIGARCNIQDGTIIHVNSGEANGTPFATLIGDDVSIGHAAIIHACTLEPRAFVGMGATVLDGAVIEAGGMLAAGGLLAPGKRIGPMELWAGSPARLKRVMDAEERALWDRTAVHYARLAARFRAGLRPVG
- the argC gene encoding N-acetyl-gamma-glutamyl-phosphate reductase is translated as MMASKTVFIDGEAGTTGLGIRARLEAVAGITLLHLPERERKSLSARRAAMAAADLVILCLPDAAAREAVALAEGLGASAPRLLDASTAHRVAPGWVYGFPELTGGQARAIAEAPRVANPGCYATGAIALLRPLIAAGLIAPDQPLTINAVSGYSGGGRTMIEAHEAAGGPAFELYALGLEHKHVPEILRYAGLTCRPIFVPSVGHFRQGMLVSIPLFLDELPGRPTGGDLRAALAAHYRGAALITVPEAAGEKVAAETLADSDRMELMVFAHEGHRQAVLVARLDNLGKGASGAAVENARLMLGLPAVAAMEKELGHVR
- a CDS encoding sulfite exporter TauE/SafE family protein; amino-acid sequence: MLGPEAALAVLCGAVVGFVLGLIGGGGSILATPLLLAVVGLPPHQAIGTGALAVAVNAFANLVSHARAGHVRWRRAGVFALVGALGAALGSTLGKAFDGERLLALFALLMLVVGVLALRDQRAAPAEAQARPLAHELPRLVATALGVGLLSGFFGIGGGFLIVPGLLFATNLSMIEAVGSSLLSVGSFGLTAAVNYALSGLVAWGVAAEFVAGGVGGGLLGLLVARHLAARRSALRRVFAAIVLVVGVYLLIRAGRAAGWI
- a CDS encoding cytochrome c3 family protein, whose amino-acid sequence is MGKVVVRFRRTIVAIIIAGILLVFVGWSVDRLILPGLSSARSVPPADEIAIASWLLHASVPAKEALRVNPLPATAENTTAGAQIFQRHCAICHGYDGSGANTTGRGEYPPVPPLGSPSIAAQSDGELFYHIRNGIRYTGMPAWDLPAPAIWQAILFIRHLPVTATLPRAAAAQNVTISSAAATETPHYVGSSACATCHRDIFARWNKTRMAHVVSDPRAFPGAVVADLASAPAAMKSSLGDADLVYGSRWKQRFFKKIGNDYYVLPLQWDIVHQRWLKYFVAEDEDWWAQLYPPDNFKRPTGPLCDGCHSVNYDIQTHTVTEWNVGCERCHGPGSRHLADPRRETIINPARLDAFAADDTCIQCHSQGRPRDNPIAGQYYDWPVGFTVGKRLADVWRLERRHPGITDFYFFADGTAHKNRMQGNDFVQSLMYRRGVTCFSCHDPHGSDNPSMLRAKGNDLCLSCHGANTQNGPHAETIAAHTHHRPDSAGSACTACHMPTIERQLGDAILVHAHTFRFIPPAVTEVLGTPNPCTLCHTDKTVTWARTELDHWQDRSPWRDAP